A stretch of the Desulfobacterales bacterium genome encodes the following:
- a CDS encoding WD40 repeat domain-containing protein, whose protein sequence is MLTRIEWDWEPGSREIADISQWHATYNWVEELCVSPNGEQVAAIVNLAEGEFNVCVNGKAWETVFDKIWHLRFTPDGRPVAFVSEMGEWTIAVDGTSWKNNFGYVWDMQFSPDGQNISVAVQQDMTYGMALNDVVWEKTYSNMTNPMLSPDGSHTAAAVQVADFGEGEILKFQEGAFTVAADGQPWDTTFVNVWKTAISADGEKLAAEVRLNLYDYTIAVNGTPWPQTFDCVWEPIFHPENNAVIAPVRTGGKWVLAQDGQIVWDRKFVQLWHPMISSDGSTLAAIVAPKYGRWTVAVNGRPWPVTFKDQISDAVFSPDGKRVAAAAKSDGRWFIVADGAVWQNGFDRAWPPVFSPGGKTLAAKIEKDGKYSIVVNDRIWDQAFDAIWDPVFSPDGDKILLRTLHNNIYVRRIVPVEEILR, encoded by the coding sequence ATGTTGACACGAATTGAGTGGGACTGGGAACCTGGCAGCAGGGAAATAGCCGATATCAGCCAGTGGCATGCAACCTATAACTGGGTGGAGGAGCTCTGCGTCAGCCCCAACGGCGAGCAGGTCGCTGCCATCGTCAACTTGGCAGAAGGTGAGTTTAATGTCTGTGTGAATGGAAAAGCGTGGGAGACCGTATTTGATAAAATCTGGCACCTGCGATTTACACCCGACGGTCGCCCGGTCGCTTTTGTGTCTGAAATGGGAGAGTGGACCATAGCCGTGGACGGCACGTCCTGGAAGAACAACTTCGGCTATGTGTGGGATATGCAGTTTAGCCCGGACGGTCAGAACATTTCCGTCGCTGTTCAGCAGGATATGACATACGGTATGGCCTTAAATGATGTTGTCTGGGAAAAAACATATTCCAATATGACCAATCCCATGCTCAGCCCCGACGGCTCCCACACCGCCGCCGCCGTTCAGGTGGCTGATTTTGGTGAAGGTGAAATACTTAAATTTCAAGAGGGTGCTTTTACCGTGGCCGCAGATGGTCAACCCTGGGATACGACATTTGTCAATGTCTGGAAAACAGCCATCAGTGCGGACGGCGAAAAACTGGCCGCCGAGGTGCGGCTGAATCTCTACGATTACACCATAGCCGTCAATGGTACACCCTGGCCACAAACCTTTGATTGCGTCTGGGAGCCCATATTTCATCCGGAAAACAACGCCGTCATCGCTCCGGTCCGAACCGGCGGTAAATGGGTGCTGGCTCAAGATGGACAGATCGTCTGGGATCGAAAATTTGTGCAGCTCTGGCATCCGATGATCAGTTCCGACGGCAGTACGCTGGCAGCGATCGTGGCACCCAAGTACGGCCGTTGGACCGTTGCCGTCAACGGGCGCCCCTGGCCGGTGACGTTTAAAGATCAAATTAGCGATGCGGTCTTCAGCCCGGATGGTAAGCGAGTTGCGGCGGCGGCTAAAAGCGACGGGCGCTGGTTTATTGTTGCTGACGGCGCCGTGTGGCAAAACGGCTTTGACAGGGCCTGGCCGCCGGTATTTAGCCCTGGTGGAAAAACGCTTGCTGCTAAAATTGAAAAAGACGGCAAATACAGCATTGTTGTCAATGATCGCATCTGGGATCAGGCATTTGATGCCATCTGGGATCCCGTGTTCAGTCCCGACGGCGATAAGATTCTACTGCGCACACTCCATAACAATATCTATGTGCGCCGCATTGTACCTGTCGAAGAGATTTTGCGCTAA
- a CDS encoding response regulator → MKKKTVLIVEDELDMRIFISTLLETSGYQPVMTRDGNEGMLKARDVCPDLIILDVMMPGEGGVQMYRQLKTDETLCEIPVIMLSAVTQKTFAHYLNMVNARLQEPIPDPDAYIEKPPEAEHLLNMTNALIGSH, encoded by the coding sequence ATGAAAAAGAAAACGGTTCTGATCGTCGAAGATGAATTGGATATGCGAATCTTCATCTCCACGCTTCTGGAAACCAGCGGATATCAGCCGGTGATGACCCGGGATGGAAATGAAGGCATGCTCAAAGCCAGAGATGTGTGTCCGGATCTAATCATACTGGATGTCATGATGCCTGGCGAAGGCGGCGTTCAAATGTACCGGCAGCTCAAAACGGATGAAACATTGTGTGAGATACCGGTCATTATGCTGTCAGCCGTTACCCAAAAAACCTTTGCGCATTATTTGAATATGGTCAACGCGCGTCTCCAGGAGCCCATTCCGGACCCGGATGCCTATATTGAAAAACCGCCTGAAGCCGAGCATCTGCTCAACATGACAAACGCGCTAATCGGTTCGCATTAA
- a CDS encoding universal stress protein, with the protein MFKKILFATTASPTCDNAAKVAFDLELKWDAKLFIFHVLGIPSRGYSPFVTDVRTGELMEPDPDYIDWVREEMKNTYGALLADSENAVIEAAVGVPYREILRKARKEDIDLIIMGSHTRQEDVGATRYRSIVGSTMQKVAKSARCPVVIISRPCTTCWKLFSNIVFGTDFSKAADYAYKWAFGLAREVGAKLHLFHACEINTSSAGATMEQSAIEKQIEAARQKIEKRYVAKMNGYDNYDIEVREGIPYVEILKFAREKTGDLIVMAHHTREIDPEEAELGSTVEQVVLRSACPVASVNHPDKVAHL; encoded by the coding sequence ATGTTTAAAAAAATCCTTTTTGCCACAACGGCTTCCCCCACTTGCGATAACGCTGCCAAAGTGGCCTTCGATCTGGAGCTGAAGTGGGATGCCAAGCTGTTTATTTTTCACGTACTGGGCATTCCCAGTCGCGGCTATAGCCCTTTTGTTACCGATGTGAGAACCGGTGAGCTTATGGAGCCGGATCCGGACTATATCGATTGGGTCAGAGAAGAAATGAAAAATACCTATGGCGCTTTGTTGGCCGACAGTGAAAATGCGGTTATCGAAGCTGCGGTTGGCGTCCCATACAGGGAAATCTTAAGAAAGGCTCGCAAGGAAGACATTGACCTGATCATTATGGGATCACATACCCGGCAGGAGGATGTCGGTGCGACCCGCTACCGCAGTATTGTCGGCAGCACGATGCAAAAAGTGGCCAAATCCGCGCGCTGTCCGGTGGTGATCATCAGTCGCCCCTGTACCACCTGCTGGAAATTGTTTTCCAATATTGTTTTCGGAACCGATTTTTCCAAGGCTGCCGACTATGCCTACAAGTGGGCTTTCGGCTTAGCCCGCGAGGTGGGCGCTAAACTGCATCTTTTTCATGCCTGCGAAATCAACACCAGCTCTGCCGGCGCCACTATGGAGCAGTCAGCGATTGAGAAACAAATTGAAGCCGCGCGGCAAAAAATTGAAAAGCGTTATGTCGCCAAAATGAACGGGTATGACAATTACGACATCGAAGTCCGCGAAGGGATTCCATACGTTGAAATATTGAAGTTTGCGCGTGAAAAGACCGGCGATCTGATTGTCATGGCTCACCACACGCGGGAAATTGATCCTGAAGAGGCGGAACTCGGCAGCACGGTCGAGCAGGTTGTTCTGCGATCCGCCTGCCCGGTGGCCAGTGTCAATCATCCGGATAAAGTCGCTCATCTTTAA